In one Liolophura sinensis isolate JHLJ2023 chromosome 11, CUHK_Ljap_v2, whole genome shotgun sequence genomic region, the following are encoded:
- the LOC135477845 gene encoding uncharacterized protein LOC135477845 produces the protein MRIHGDFHSFRPMPRRRAALLGDNSHLATSLFSRPKASSHDVPQRPRQVSKSEMSTRSSNPQWMKTLEEKFHKLHVKIDSYPQAGFRGNQFPPSYGVGIPRYNWAQKTSNKPLPNKYTLNRPVDLVRLGKSVLRYAKTRRYSEQRSKATRPYGEAHSPKTNQPGNQSVSAVALCANSTITIPPTTDDSHGLSEGYEDYVGRSNLHVGAVRTRPYYCDTQSLLPDGNELGADNPKGDIHGTATGSPVTDSGFDLPGLYDDCQLPLTDRHGDRRNQGDVVETRAVATTNGTYLDTIARAFSPSPSCFSHPSTYKSSWRPKSSQAASESASYRVHKNIRPRSVKMPRNGRKTSEAKRINVLLGMSEEARYAISETKKEMGSQPKSVLDNGLGLSDGDGESNNNNNRRGRLHYSITTSDNLISSKGQDLRNDTAEGDCTDIGEGDGVGTGSNMHESVPSSASVNTTIGEDSNSRNMSVTSVAQEDGNELSKRLPALSSSGVSGAKSLNYLQVRQHNGLSADSRHKMLRNISREKTFQITPPDYDVRFREILTCEIPESETPPADIKAQAVAKCSEWLNKRYITNFRGGKENVS, from the coding sequence ATCATCTAATCCACAATGGatgaaaactttggaagagaAGTTCCATAAGCTTCATGTTAAGATTGACTCCTACCCGCAAGCAGGATTCCGAGGAAATCAGTTTCCCCCTAGTTATGGGGTCGGTATACCTCGGTATAACTGGGCACAAAAAACCTCTAACAAACCATTACCTAACAAATACACCCTAAATAGGCCGGTCGACCTAGTTCGTCTTGGCAAATCCGTTCTTCGCTATGCAAAGACGAGACGGTACTCGGAGCAGCGATCCAAAGCTACTCGACCTTACGGTGAGGCACACAGTCCCAAAACAAATCAACCCGGCAATCAGTCTGTTAGCGCTGTCGCCTTGTGTGCTAATTCAACTATAACGATTCCCCCCACGACAGATGATTCGCACGGATTGTCAGAGGGATATGAAGATTATGTGGGCAGgagtaacctacatgtaggtgcagTCCGAACAAGACCGTACTACTGTGATACACAAAGTCTGTTGCCCGACGGTAACGAGCTGGGCGCTGACAATCCCAAGGGTGATATTCACGGGACCGCAACGGGTTCACCTGTAACAGACTCTGGATTCGACTTACCAGGGCTTTATGACGACTGTCAGCTACCTCTGACTGACAGACACGGAGATAGACGCAACCAGGGGGACGTTGTTGAAACGCGAGCGGTGGCAACCACCAATGGGACGTACCTGGACACTATAGCTCGTGCATTTTCTCCCAGCCCCTCTTGTTTCTCCCACCCTTCAACTTACAAGAGTTCCTGGAGACCCAAGTCGTCGCAGGCAGCGTCGGAAAGCGCGAGCTACCGAGTTCATAAGAACATACGCCCACGATCAGTCAAAATGCCAAGAAATGGCCGCAAGACCTCTGAAGCAAAACGAATCAACGTTCTACTTGGAATGTCCGAAGAAGCCAGATATGCAATTTCGGAAACCAAAAAAGAGATGGGTTCACAACCAAAGAGTGTCCTTGACAACGGACTCGGTCTGAGCGACGGCGATGGCGaaagtaacaacaacaacaaccgtcGTGGAAGGCTTCATTATAGCATAACCACGTCAGACAATTTGATTTCTTCGAAAGGACAAGATTTAAGAAATGATACAGCTGAAGGAGATTGTACTGATATTGGAGAAGGTGACGGGGTAGGTACTGGGAGCAACATGCATGAAAGTGTCCCATCTTCAGCCTCTGTCAACACAACAATTGGCGAGGATTCGAATTCCAGGAACATGTCGGTCACGTCAGTTGCTCAGGAAGATGGGAACGAGCTCAGCAAAAGGTTGCCGGCACTTTCGTCAAGTGGAGTGTCAGGAGCTAAAAGTTTAAACTACCTTCAGGTTAGGCAGCACAATGGCCTGAGTGCTGACAGTAGACACAAAATGCTTCGAAATATTTCCCGTGAGAAGACGTTCCAAATTACACCACCTGACTACGACGTGAGATTTCGGGAGATTCTCACGTGTGAAATCCCGGAGTCCGAGACCCCGCCTGCAGACATCAAAGCTCAAGCTGTGGCCAAGTGCTCAGAATGGCTCAACAAACGGTATATCACCAATTTTAGGGGTGGTAAGGAGAATGTATCGTGA